Proteins encoded together in one Amphritea japonica ATCC BAA-1530 window:
- a CDS encoding LysR family transcriptional regulator: MDIRSLRCFQTVARETNFTRAAEKLHLAQPAVSMSIKRLEDQLGLKLFHRNGRRISLTDEGGRLLLHADKIIQAVTDAELEMQELTGLTQGQVRVGIPSMLGSYHLAELLMGFRHSHPNLQLSVVEGGTTHIRQLIEQGELDIGIVVDDGESEQLEKVSLIEEEILACVNAEHPLANQPCISYPAFLAEELVLFKEGFFHRQVTESLAERYQITPKITFETNLIPLIQSVIRQGFGISALLRPAIDDAGDLIGIPFVEPLTFNLCIAWRKQRYLSKANQSFVDYLLEHTPSAANR; encoded by the coding sequence ATGGATATCCGCTCACTCCGTTGCTTTCAAACCGTTGCCCGGGAAACAAACTTCACCCGCGCAGCAGAGAAGCTTCATCTGGCACAGCCGGCGGTCAGCATGTCGATCAAACGACTGGAAGATCAGCTGGGCCTGAAACTGTTTCACCGTAATGGACGCCGTATCAGTCTGACCGATGAAGGTGGCCGGTTATTGTTACATGCCGACAAAATTATTCAGGCGGTTACTGATGCAGAGCTAGAAATGCAGGAACTCACCGGCCTCACTCAGGGACAGGTACGAGTTGGCATTCCCAGTATGCTCGGGTCTTATCATCTAGCCGAGCTATTGATGGGGTTTCGTCACAGCCACCCCAACCTGCAACTCTCAGTCGTTGAAGGCGGCACCACCCATATCCGCCAGCTCATAGAGCAGGGCGAGCTGGATATCGGTATCGTCGTCGATGATGGTGAGTCAGAGCAATTAGAGAAGGTCTCTCTGATAGAAGAAGAGATCCTGGCCTGCGTTAACGCCGAGCACCCTCTGGCCAACCAGCCGTGCATCAGCTACCCAGCATTCCTGGCGGAAGAGCTGGTACTGTTCAAAGAGGGCTTCTTTCATCGCCAGGTTACGGAATCCCTGGCAGAGCGCTACCAGATAACACCGAAGATCACCTTCGAAACTAATTTAATTCCGTTGATTCAATCTGTCATCCGGCAGGGCTTTGGTATATCCGCACTGCTCAGGCCTGCCATAGACGATGCCGGTGACCTGATCGGCATCCCTTTTGTAGAACCGCTTACCTTTAATCTCTGTATCGCCTGGCGAAAACAGCGCTACCTCTCCAAAGCAAACCAGTCTTTTGTTGACTATCTACTTGAACATACACCATCTGCTGCAAACAGGTGA
- a CDS encoding gamma-butyrobetaine hydroxylase-like domain-containing protein, with amino-acid sequence MAATLPQDIKLHTKSRTLELIYSDQEQFELTAEYLRVHSPSAEVRGHGIGNGVLQTGKQLVGIKGLEPAGNYALKIIFDDGHDSGLYTWEYLYDLCQEQENYWNRYLKALADAGETRHGNMIAKG; translated from the coding sequence ATGGCTGCCACATTACCGCAAGACATCAAACTGCATACTAAATCCAGGACTCTGGAACTGATCTACAGTGATCAGGAACAGTTCGAGCTCACCGCTGAATACCTGCGCGTCCATTCACCTTCAGCGGAAGTACGCGGCCACGGTATCGGCAACGGCGTACTGCAAACCGGTAAACAACTGGTCGGCATCAAAGGGCTGGAGCCTGCTGGAAACTACGCTCTGAAAATCATCTTTGATGATGGCCATGACAGTGGACTGTATACCTGGGAATACCTTTATGACCTCTGCCAGGAACAAGAGAACTATTGGAACCGATATCTGAAAGCACTGGCAGACGCCGGAGAAACACGCCACGGCAATATGATAGCTAAAGGCTGA
- a CDS encoding MFS transporter — MIESGSAAFWRATVALCIGSFMIFSNVYVTQPILPELQREFELTTLEVSGSFTVTTLMLGLSLLLYGPLSDALGRRRLMLLSMTGVCICSLLLSQVESFSTLVWLRGLQGFCLGGLPAIAIAYMGDEFSRKALLVAVGLYISGNTLGGISGRLIGGFVGDWLGWADLFLVMGIISALCLLLFWWLLPPSRHFRPQPLHPKTMLSQLRNHLSNPLLLLIYLVGGLNFFIFINQYSYIIFVLADAPYSLSPAWLGLLFLTYLTGTVGSALSGKVALRQGQLRCIIAGILILIGGSLLTLSGSLPVIVTGFFINSFGFFFAHSSASSWVSHQATHARASASSLYLVFYYLGASIGGFYLDPFWQWRGWEGVVSGSVIVLLITLSLTLALSSLIARGMIRTHSF; from the coding sequence ATGATTGAATCGGGTAGCGCAGCGTTCTGGCGAGCAACCGTTGCGCTCTGTATCGGCTCATTTATGATCTTCTCAAATGTGTATGTCACGCAGCCTATTTTACCTGAGCTGCAGCGAGAGTTTGAACTCACGACACTCGAGGTGAGCGGGTCTTTTACGGTGACAACCTTAATGCTGGGGTTGTCCCTGTTACTCTATGGGCCGTTGTCGGATGCGCTGGGACGGCGTCGGTTGATGCTGCTGAGTATGACCGGTGTGTGTATCTGTTCCCTGCTATTGTCCCAGGTTGAAAGCTTTTCAACGCTGGTTTGGCTTCGAGGTTTACAGGGGTTCTGTCTGGGTGGTTTGCCTGCCATTGCTATCGCTTATATGGGCGACGAGTTCTCCCGAAAGGCGTTGCTTGTGGCCGTGGGGCTGTACATTAGCGGTAATACACTGGGTGGGATTTCCGGCCGCCTGATTGGTGGTTTTGTCGGTGACTGGCTGGGCTGGGCCGATCTGTTTCTGGTGATGGGGATAATCAGCGCGCTCTGTCTGTTGCTGTTCTGGTGGTTATTGCCGCCGTCTCGACATTTTCGTCCTCAACCCCTGCACCCGAAAACGATGCTTTCGCAGTTAAGAAACCACCTTTCCAACCCGCTACTCTTGCTGATTTATCTGGTGGGAGGGCTGAATTTCTTCATATTTATTAATCAATACAGCTATATTATTTTTGTTCTGGCTGATGCGCCTTATTCTCTGAGCCCTGCCTGGTTAGGCTTGTTGTTTCTGACCTATCTCACCGGTACTGTTGGTTCAGCTTTGTCTGGCAAAGTGGCACTACGACAAGGGCAGCTACGTTGCATCATCGCAGGCATATTGATTCTGATAGGGGGCAGCCTGTTGACGCTGAGTGGGTCGCTGCCGGTTATCGTGACGGGCTTTTTTATTAATAGCTTTGGTTTCTTTTTTGCTCACTCCAGCGCCAGCAGCTGGGTCAGTCATCAGGCGACCCATGCCCGAGCCAGCGCATCATCACTCTATCTGGTATTTTATTATCTGGGTGCCAGTATCGGTGGCTTTTATCTTGACCCTTTCTGGCAGTGGAGGGGCTGGGAAGGGGTCGTATCAGGTTCAGTCATTGTGTTACTGATCACCTTGAGTCTGACGCTGGCATTGAGCTCGTTGATCGCCAGGGGTATGATCAGAACCCACTCTTTTTAA
- a CDS encoding SCP2 domain-containing protein encodes MINATLLTLAETSLNKLLRLSPETVDQLSQLNGKVIAIQLTSPAATLSLQPSGEGIQIDIFERDDADVTLSGSGSDFFRLLTATDSSDAMFGKSITVRGDSGLATRFSKILIDAALDWEAILAQLLGDLPAHEVARYLRWKAQLYLTTGNSLLLNLEEYLKEELRILPSAPEVRQFSSEVDRIRQDTERLSARIARLQET; translated from the coding sequence ATGATCAACGCTACATTGCTGACACTGGCTGAAACCAGCCTTAATAAGTTATTAAGGCTCAGCCCTGAGACCGTAGATCAGCTCAGCCAGTTGAACGGCAAAGTTATCGCCATCCAGCTAACATCACCCGCGGCTACGCTTTCGTTGCAGCCCAGTGGTGAAGGCATACAGATCGATATATTTGAACGTGATGATGCCGACGTCACACTAAGCGGCAGTGGCAGCGATTTTTTCCGTTTACTGACGGCGACTGATAGCAGTGACGCCATGTTTGGTAAAAGTATTACCGTCCGTGGCGACAGTGGATTAGCGACCCGTTTTAGTAAAATACTGATCGATGCCGCATTGGATTGGGAAGCGATTCTCGCTCAACTATTAGGGGACCTTCCCGCCCATGAAGTCGCCCGTTACCTGCGTTGGAAAGCTCAGTTATACCTGACTACAGGTAATAGCCTGCTACTCAATCTTGAGGAATACCTGAAAGAAGAGTTACGCATTCTGCCCAGCGCACCTGAGGTTAGGCAGTTTTCATCTGAGGTCGACCGTATACGCCAGGACACCGAGCGACTATCCGCCCGTATAGCGCGGTTACAAGAGACTTAA
- the argS gene encoding arginine--tRNA ligase, translating to MKQHIADLISTALTSLIEDGTLPADIQPNIMVENTRDKSHGDFASNIALTLAKAAKTNPRALSEKICNALPESENVDKTEIAGPGFINFFVSDASTGSLIKTILQAKESYGRNNDGAGKKVQVEFVSANPTGPLHIGHGRGAAVGDCLCRLMNATGWDVTREFYYNDAGQQINNLALSVQARCKDLTPEDSSWPEDGYRGGYIIDLAESFMRGDTVQSADQSYTGTKDAEDLEAIRHFAVAYLRHEQDLDLKAFGVDFDVYFLESSLYSEGKVEDAVQTLIKNGYTYEEGGALWLRTTDFGDDKDRVMRKTDGGYTYFVPDVAYHMNKWQRGFNTVINEQGADHHSTITRVRAGLQALNAGIPKGWPDYVLHQMATVMRGGEEVKISKRAGSYLTLRDLIDEVGKDATRYFLAARKSDSHLNFDIDLARSESADNPVYYIQYAHARVCSIFRKLAENNLQWDEETGLSALSRLELESEKRLTIKLGRYPEIVKRAADVREPHLIATYLYELASDFHTYYNSEKTLVDDTELRNARLTLTVAVRHVLANGLDLLGVSAPDLM from the coding sequence ATGAAACAACATATTGCGGACCTGATTAGTACTGCCCTGACCTCGCTGATCGAAGATGGCACTCTGCCTGCTGATATCCAGCCAAACATCATGGTAGAGAACACCCGCGACAAGTCACACGGTGATTTTGCATCTAACATTGCTCTAACACTGGCCAAGGCGGCAAAAACCAACCCTCGCGCCCTGTCAGAAAAAATCTGTAACGCTCTGCCTGAATCAGAAAATGTGGATAAAACCGAGATCGCCGGCCCCGGTTTTATCAACTTTTTTGTCAGCGACGCATCAACCGGCAGTCTGATTAAAACGATTCTTCAGGCTAAAGAAAGCTACGGCCGGAATAATGACGGGGCAGGAAAAAAGGTTCAGGTTGAGTTTGTCTCAGCTAACCCGACCGGCCCTCTGCATATAGGCCACGGACGCGGCGCCGCAGTAGGCGACTGCCTTTGCCGTCTGATGAACGCAACAGGCTGGGATGTCACCCGTGAGTTTTATTACAACGATGCCGGTCAGCAGATCAACAATCTGGCTCTCTCCGTACAGGCCCGTTGCAAAGACCTGACCCCGGAAGATTCCAGCTGGCCAGAAGACGGCTATCGTGGCGGGTATATCATCGACCTGGCAGAAAGCTTTATGCGCGGCGATACCGTGCAGTCTGCAGATCAAAGTTACACCGGCACCAAAGATGCTGAAGACCTGGAAGCCATTCGTCACTTTGCGGTAGCCTACCTGCGCCACGAGCAGGATCTGGATCTAAAAGCGTTCGGAGTTGATTTTGATGTCTACTTCCTCGAATCCTCACTCTACTCCGAAGGTAAAGTTGAAGATGCGGTACAGACCCTGATCAAAAACGGCTATACCTACGAAGAAGGCGGCGCATTATGGTTGCGCACCACTGATTTCGGCGATGACAAAGACCGCGTAATGCGTAAGACCGATGGCGGCTATACCTACTTTGTACCTGACGTTGCTTACCATATGAACAAATGGCAGCGGGGTTTCAATACCGTTATCAATGAGCAGGGCGCCGACCACCATAGCACCATCACCCGCGTGCGTGCTGGCTTACAGGCACTGAATGCTGGCATCCCTAAAGGCTGGCCCGATTACGTCCTGCATCAGATGGCGACGGTCATGCGGGGTGGCGAAGAGGTCAAAATTTCCAAGCGTGCTGGCAGCTATCTGACCCTGCGCGATCTGATCGACGAAGTAGGTAAAGACGCCACCCGTTACTTCCTGGCCGCACGAAAGTCAGACAGTCATCTTAATTTCGATATCGATCTGGCCCGCTCTGAATCTGCCGACAACCCAGTTTACTATATTCAGTATGCGCACGCGCGGGTATGCTCGATTTTCCGCAAGCTGGCCGAGAACAACTTGCAGTGGGATGAAGAGACAGGCCTGAGCGCTCTGAGTCGCCTGGAACTGGAATCAGAAAAGCGCCTGACCATCAAACTGGGCCGTTACCCTGAGATAGTCAAACGTGCTGCTGATGTTCGTGAGCCACATCTAATCGCGACCTACCTGTATGAACTGGCCAGCGATTTCCACACCTACTACAACTCAGAAAAAACTCTGGTTGATGACACCGAACTGCGGAACGCTCGTCTGACCCTCACCGTCGCTGTGCGCCACGTACTGGCTAACGGTCTTGATTTATTAGGTGTTAGCGCACCGGATCTGATGTAA
- the hslV gene encoding ATP-dependent protease subunit HslV has product MTTIVSVRRDDQVVVGGDGQVSLGNTVMKGTARKVRRLAKHDVITGFAGSTADAITLLDLFEQQLEKHQGNIFNAVVSLAREWRGDRVLRKLEALMLVANKDKTYLISGSGDIIEPEDGVIAIGSGGNYALAAARALVANSDLCARDVVEKSLQIAADICVFTNANLTIEQLQSTAADA; this is encoded by the coding sequence ATGACCACAATTGTTTCAGTACGACGCGACGACCAGGTCGTTGTTGGCGGTGACGGCCAGGTTTCACTTGGCAATACCGTAATGAAAGGCACTGCCCGTAAAGTCCGCCGTCTGGCAAAACATGATGTCATTACCGGCTTTGCTGGTAGCACTGCCGACGCCATCACCCTTCTGGATCTGTTCGAACAGCAGCTGGAAAAACATCAGGGCAACATTTTCAATGCGGTCGTAAGCCTGGCTCGTGAATGGCGCGGCGATCGGGTATTGCGTAAGCTCGAAGCACTGATGTTGGTTGCCAACAAAGACAAAACCTACCTGATCTCGGGCAGCGGAGATATTATCGAGCCTGAAGATGGCGTTATCGCAATAGGCTCCGGTGGGAATTATGCCCTGGCAGCCGCCCGTGCCCTGGTTGCCAACAGTGATCTATGTGCCCGTGATGTCGTCGAGAAGAGCCTGCAGATCGCCGCAGACATCTGCGTATTCACCAACGCTAACCTGACCATCGAGCAGCTGCAGTCCACCGCAGCCGATGCCTGA
- the hslU gene encoding ATP-dependent protease ATPase subunit HslU, translating to MSNMTPREIVSELDRHIVGQADAKRSVAIALRNRWRRMQLDAELRAEVSPKNILMIGPTGVGKTEIARRLAKLANAPFIKIEATKFTEVGYVGRDVETIIRDLMDMAIKMLREQEMEKVKFRAEDAAEERILDALLPPARPVGTEAQAEQKTDSATRQLFRKQLREGKLDDKEVDIDLSQTPVGVEIMAPPGMEEMTNQLQSMFSNMGNNQTKSRRIKVKDALKQVIDEEAAKMVNDDELKQMAIDAVEQNGIVFLDEIDKVCKREGTGADVSREGVQRDLLPLIEGSTVSTKHGMIKTDHILFIASGAFHLSKPSDLIPELQGRLPIRVELNALTPDDFRRILTEPNASLTEQYQALLATENVTVEFAEDGIERIAELAYQVNEKTENIGARRLHTMLERLLEEISFTASDNAGMAINVDRAYVDQYLAELSQDEDLSHYIL from the coding sequence ATGTCCAATATGACACCCCGTGAAATCGTTTCCGAACTGGACCGCCATATCGTTGGTCAGGCCGATGCCAAACGCTCCGTTGCTATAGCGCTGCGTAATCGCTGGCGGCGTATGCAGCTTGATGCCGAGCTGCGCGCTGAAGTATCACCCAAGAATATCCTGATGATCGGTCCTACCGGTGTGGGTAAAACAGAGATAGCCCGGCGTCTGGCTAAACTGGCCAACGCACCTTTTATTAAGATCGAAGCGACAAAGTTTACCGAGGTCGGTTACGTCGGCCGCGATGTCGAAACCATCATTCGCGACCTGATGGATATGGCCATCAAGATGCTGCGTGAGCAGGAGATGGAAAAGGTTAAATTCCGCGCAGAAGATGCCGCCGAAGAGCGTATTCTTGATGCCCTGCTACCTCCAGCCCGCCCTGTCGGCACTGAAGCACAAGCAGAGCAGAAAACAGACAGCGCGACCCGCCAACTCTTTAGAAAACAGCTGCGCGAAGGCAAGCTGGATGACAAAGAGGTCGACATTGATCTTAGCCAGACCCCGGTTGGCGTTGAGATCATGGCACCTCCTGGCATGGAAGAGATGACTAACCAGCTGCAAAGCATGTTCTCGAATATGGGCAACAATCAAACCAAATCTCGTCGCATTAAAGTCAAAGATGCCCTTAAGCAGGTGATTGACGAAGAAGCAGCTAAGATGGTCAATGATGACGAGCTTAAGCAGATGGCGATCGATGCTGTTGAACAAAACGGTATCGTCTTCCTCGACGAGATCGACAAAGTCTGTAAGCGTGAAGGCACCGGTGCTGACGTATCACGGGAAGGCGTACAACGCGATCTGCTTCCATTGATAGAGGGCAGCACCGTATCCACTAAGCACGGCATGATCAAAACCGACCACATTCTCTTTATCGCCTCAGGCGCTTTCCACCTGTCGAAGCCTTCCGACCTGATCCCTGAGCTGCAAGGCCGGCTGCCTATCAGAGTTGAACTGAACGCTCTGACACCGGACGACTTCCGCCGTATTCTGACCGAACCAAATGCCTCCCTGACCGAACAGTATCAAGCCCTGCTTGCGACCGAGAATGTCACCGTAGAGTTTGCTGAAGACGGCATAGAGCGCATCGCAGAACTGGCTTACCAGGTAAATGAGAAAACAGAAAACATCGGCGCCCGCCGCCTGCATACCATGCTGGAGCGTCTGTTAGAAGAGATCTCTTTTACCGCATCTGACAATGCAGGGATGGCAATTAACGTTGATCGCGCCTATGTCGACCAGTATTTAGCAGAGCTGAGTCAGGATGAAGATCTGAGCCACTATATTCTTTAA
- a CDS encoding CopD family protein, whose product MLWVKVFHILAMTSWMAGIFYLPRIFVHYVEGREAGQDVARLEVMAGKLYGFMSIMALFTLGLGLWLWFGYGISGAWLHAKLLFVGFLIGYHFWCFAYLKRLRAGMLDNTGRYFRYFNELPLLIFIPILVFVVVKPF is encoded by the coding sequence ATGTTGTGGGTTAAGGTATTTCATATTCTGGCAATGACCAGTTGGATGGCAGGTATTTTCTACCTTCCGCGTATTTTTGTGCACTATGTTGAGGGGCGCGAAGCGGGACAGGATGTGGCCCGGCTGGAGGTTATGGCTGGTAAGCTGTATGGGTTTATGTCAATTATGGCGCTGTTTACCCTGGGGCTGGGGTTATGGCTCTGGTTTGGCTATGGTATCTCAGGTGCCTGGCTGCATGCCAAGCTGCTGTTTGTCGGTTTTTTGATTGGCTATCATTTCTGGTGTTTTGCGTATCTGAAGCGTCTGCGAGCCGGTATGCTGGACAATACCGGGCGTTATTTTCGTTACTTTAATGAATTGCCGTTGCTGATTTTTATACCGATTCTGGTCTTTGTGGTGGTGAAACCTTTCTGA
- a CDS encoding fumarylacetoacetate hydrolase family protein, which yields MQYKHRYVDGTEAALPVGKVVCVGRNYADHAAELNNPVPTTPMLFMKPSTALVPLEEPFEIPMDYGSVHFETEMAILIGQPLKNANKFEIEDAIVGVGLALDLTLRDLQSKLKDRGHPWEKSKAFDGSCPLSAFVEPAAVGDLQDQAIRLTVNGQLRQNGNSGFMLHKVFPLIAYMSHYFTLLPGDVVITGTPAGVGEVNPGDKLLVELGEQLKIETQAL from the coding sequence ATGCAGTATAAACATCGGTATGTAGATGGCACGGAAGCAGCTCTTCCTGTTGGGAAGGTTGTGTGCGTTGGGCGCAATTACGCTGATCATGCCGCTGAACTGAATAACCCGGTCCCAACGACACCGATGCTGTTTATGAAGCCCTCAACAGCACTGGTGCCATTAGAAGAGCCGTTTGAAATCCCCATGGATTACGGCAGTGTTCATTTTGAAACTGAGATGGCGATTTTGATTGGCCAACCGTTAAAGAATGCCAACAAATTCGAGATTGAAGATGCCATCGTAGGTGTGGGCCTGGCGTTGGATCTGACGTTGCGTGATCTGCAGAGTAAACTGAAAGATCGGGGGCATCCCTGGGAAAAATCTAAAGCGTTTGATGGTTCATGCCCTTTGTCTGCTTTTGTGGAGCCTGCGGCTGTCGGCGATTTACAGGATCAGGCGATTCGCTTAACGGTGAATGGTCAGCTACGCCAGAACGGTAATAGCGGCTTTATGCTACATAAAGTGTTTCCGTTAATCGCTTATATGAGTCACTATTTTACGTTGCTGCCAGGTGATGTGGTGATCACCGGTACCCCTGCGGGTGTGGGGGAGGTGAATCCGGGAGATAAGTTGTTGGTTGAGCTGGGTGAACAATTGAAGATTGAGACTCAGGCGCTCTGA
- a CDS encoding SPOR domain-containing protein has protein sequence MARKDYAKKRNSGSAASRAPRRKSAPVKKPFPLVRIIISLLFLIGFGYALWQLTSVKPDNTATQSPAVQPSTAKKPAAKPATKPAAKASDKTASKATDQSGPRVEEQSERFDFYQILPQSEVDTANVEPYKSTPKDAKSEHTYVLQVGSFQNSKDAEQLRARLILEGLPNVHSRRVTNSNGSIWYQVRTGPFDNRSQLNKAQDRLVRLNIQPLLRQID, from the coding sequence ATGGCGCGCAAAGACTACGCAAAGAAACGTAACAGTGGCTCGGCAGCAAGCCGGGCTCCGCGACGTAAAAGCGCGCCGGTAAAAAAACCGTTCCCGCTGGTCCGGATCATTATCAGCCTGTTATTTTTAATCGGCTTTGGCTACGCCCTATGGCAATTAACCAGCGTCAAACCCGATAACACCGCGACTCAGTCTCCTGCAGTCCAACCCAGCACTGCAAAAAAACCGGCAGCAAAACCCGCTACTAAGCCTGCAGCAAAAGCCTCAGACAAAACCGCCAGCAAAGCAACGGATCAGTCCGGGCCTCGGGTCGAAGAGCAATCTGAACGGTTCGATTTTTACCAGATTCTACCCCAAAGCGAAGTTGATACCGCCAATGTTGAGCCCTATAAATCGACGCCAAAGGACGCTAAGTCTGAGCACACCTATGTACTCCAGGTTGGTTCCTTTCAAAACAGCAAAGATGCGGAACAACTCAGAGCCCGGCTAATCCTTGAAGGCTTACCCAATGTCCATTCCCGCAGAGTAACCAACAGTAACGGGAGTATCTGGTATCAGGTACGTACAGGGCCATTCGATAACCGCTCACAACTAAACAAAGCCCAGGATCGACTCGTACGCCTGAATATCCAGCCTCTACTCAGGCAGATCGACTAA
- the ubiE gene encoding bifunctional demethylmenaquinone methyltransferase/2-methoxy-6-polyprenyl-1,4-benzoquinol methylase UbiE, giving the protein MTDQKDSQDQTHFGFEQVKVDEKQDKVADVFHSVASKYDVMNDLMSGGVHRIWKRITIEQSGVRRGHKVLDIAGGTGDLTMRFSRLVGSEGKVVLADINDSMLNVGRDRLMDKGITGNVEFVQANAEALPFPDNTFDCITIAFGLRNVTHKDNALASMARVLKPGGKVMVLEFSKTENPLLTKAYDIYSFSLLPKIGKLIAGDEESYRYLAESIRMHPDQETLKGMMEDAGLVQCKFQNMTGGIVALHTGIKP; this is encoded by the coding sequence ATGACTGACCAGAAAGATTCTCAGGACCAGACCCACTTCGGCTTCGAGCAGGTTAAAGTCGATGAAAAGCAGGACAAAGTAGCCGATGTCTTCCACTCGGTTGCCAGTAAGTACGATGTAATGAACGACCTGATGTCCGGAGGTGTCCACCGGATCTGGAAGCGCATAACCATCGAACAAAGCGGTGTTCGCCGGGGTCATAAAGTGCTGGATATCGCTGGTGGTACCGGCGATCTGACGATGCGATTTTCCCGCCTGGTTGGCTCTGAAGGCAAAGTCGTGCTGGCAGATATCAATGATTCAATGTTGAATGTCGGCCGGGACCGGCTGATGGACAAAGGGATCACCGGCAATGTTGAGTTCGTTCAGGCCAATGCCGAAGCATTACCCTTCCCTGATAACACCTTTGACTGCATCACCATCGCCTTCGGCCTGCGTAACGTTACTCATAAAGACAACGCGCTGGCCTCGATGGCCCGGGTATTGAAACCCGGCGGCAAAGTGATGGTACTGGAGTTTTCCAAAACTGAAAACCCACTGCTAACCAAAGCCTATGACATCTACTCTTTCAGTCTGCTGCCTAAAATCGGCAAACTGATCGCCGGCGATGAAGAAAGCTATCGCTACCTGGCTGAGTCAATCCGCATGCACCCGGATCAGGAAACTCTCAAAGGTATGATGGAGGACGCGGGGTTGGTTCAGTGTAAATTCCAGAATATGACCGGGGGCATCGTCGCCCTGCATACAGGCATCAAACCCTGA
- a CDS encoding pyrimidine/purine nucleoside phosphorylase, protein MLTVNEYFDGAVKSIGFDNADGKVSSGVMAAGEYEFGTSENELMKVISGELVVKLPGSDEWQSFPGGTEFKVAANQSFQLKVAQPTAYLCFYS, encoded by the coding sequence ATGCTGACCGTAAACGAATATTTTGATGGCGCTGTAAAGTCGATCGGTTTTGACAATGCAGATGGCAAAGTGTCATCGGGTGTTATGGCCGCCGGAGAGTATGAATTCGGCACCTCAGAAAACGAACTCATGAAAGTGATTAGCGGTGAACTGGTCGTAAAACTACCCGGCAGCGATGAGTGGCAGTCCTTCCCTGGTGGTACTGAGTTCAAAGTGGCTGCTAACCAAAGCTTTCAGCTTAAAGTGGCTCAGCCGACAGCGTACCTGTGTTTCTACAGCTAA